The following proteins come from a genomic window of Methylorubrum populi:
- a CDS encoding HIT family protein, whose amino-acid sequence MPPYDPDNIFGKILRGEIPCHKVYEDEHSLAFMDVMPQGEGHTLVIPKTPSRGLLDAEPQTLAALIATVQRVGRAVKAAFDADGLTLFQYNEPAGGQTVFHLHFHLVPRHDGVPLKRHEGGMADNAVLAEHAARIRGSLENAG is encoded by the coding sequence ATGCCCCCCTACGATCCGGACAACATCTTCGGGAAGATCCTGCGCGGGGAGATCCCCTGCCACAAGGTCTACGAGGACGAGCACAGCCTCGCCTTCATGGACGTGATGCCCCAGGGGGAGGGCCATACCCTCGTCATCCCGAAGACGCCCTCGCGCGGGCTGCTCGACGCCGAGCCGCAGACGCTCGCGGCGCTGATCGCCACGGTGCAGCGGGTCGGACGCGCGGTGAAGGCGGCCTTCGACGCGGACGGGCTGACACTGTTCCAGTACAACGAGCCGGCGGGCGGGCAGACGGTGTTCCACCTGCATTTCCACCTCGTGCCGCGGCACGACGGCGTGCCGCTGAAGCGCCACGAGGGCGGCATGGCCGACAACGCCGTGCTGGCCGAGCACGCCGCACGCATCCGCGGCTCGCTGGAGAACGCGGGCTGA
- a CDS encoding PilZ domain-containing protein yields MISEKRQEARKRTFLKGRIHFNKGASSMDCLIRDFSEMGARLELSETNTLPESFDLYIPQKEMTLRSNLRWRRGDAVGVAFSEAHKPASPEPVSATDPSIAILLRRIAELEAENAGLRAVIASMGTGVANGTRLA; encoded by the coding sequence ATGATCAGCGAGAAGCGCCAGGAGGCTCGCAAGCGCACCTTCCTCAAGGGAAGGATCCACTTCAACAAGGGGGCGTCCAGCATGGACTGCCTCATCCGCGACTTCTCGGAGATGGGCGCGCGGCTGGAACTGAGCGAGACCAACACCCTGCCGGAATCGTTCGACCTCTATATCCCGCAGAAGGAGATGACCCTGCGGTCGAACCTGCGCTGGCGCCGGGGCGACGCGGTGGGCGTCGCGTTCTCGGAAGCACACAAGCCCGCCTCGCCCGAGCCCGTTTCGGCGACCGACCCGTCGATCGCCATCCTGCTGCGCCGGATCGCCGAGCTGGAGGCCGAGAATGCCGGCCTGCGCGCCGTCATCGCCAGCATGGGAACCGGAGTCGCGAACGGAACCCGGCTCGCCTGA
- a CDS encoding glycoside hydrolase family 15 protein, with protein MTDRPIADYAVIGDTCTTALIARDGSLDWLCWPRHDGPAVFLALLDSERGGSCRLVLDGLTETTRRYLPETNILETTFVTATGRAVLTDFMPLHRPETVPEEGPDGRAQAQVIRRLACLSGHVSGRWRLRPSFDYARAPTEIVARGEACLRFQGGGDSLRALCAVPLARRDDGAEGTFALEAGGRADLVIAHGDGDDHAAGAALPDAVDASLAATRDYWEEWSGRCTYEGPYREAVLRSALTLKLLTHGPSGGIVAAATAGLPEAVPGNRNYDYRYVWMRDASFTVTAFVNLGYDREAAEFLRFLREADASRGRDLHLMYALDGAVPPEETLDHLCGWRGVSPVRIGNAAADQDQYDIYGEFLVALHGYLEAVEYDPPVKVNDHLPEALGHLTDHILRARHAPDHGLWEMRTEKRQSLHTKAMLWVGLDRAVQIARSDPKHRLADPATIERWEQAAAEIRAEYHARGWNPARGAYTMAYGADDLDAAVLRTVLFDAFDAHDPRVARTVERISEDLGAGDLLYRYRIDDGLEGDEATFTACAFWRVGCLTLAGRNGEATALFERLLARGNDLGLFAEEIDAESGEQRGNVPQGFTHMAVINHAVRLAAADGETRTDEPDCRAESDAVPA; from the coding sequence GTGACGGACAGACCCATCGCCGACTACGCCGTGATCGGCGATACCTGCACCACGGCCCTGATCGCCCGCGACGGTTCCCTCGACTGGCTGTGCTGGCCCCGGCACGACGGGCCGGCGGTGTTCCTGGCCCTGCTCGACAGCGAGCGCGGCGGCTCCTGCCGCCTCGTCCTCGACGGCCTGACCGAGACCACCCGCCGCTATCTGCCCGAAACCAACATCCTCGAGACCACCTTCGTCACCGCCACCGGCCGGGCGGTGCTCACCGATTTCATGCCCCTTCACCGGCCCGAAACCGTGCCGGAGGAGGGACCGGACGGCCGTGCCCAGGCCCAGGTGATTCGAAGACTCGCCTGCCTGTCCGGCCACGTCTCGGGCCGTTGGCGGCTGCGCCCGAGCTTCGACTATGCCCGCGCCCCGACCGAGATCGTGGCGCGGGGCGAGGCCTGCCTCCGCTTCCAGGGCGGCGGCGACAGCCTTCGCGCCCTCTGCGCCGTCCCGCTCGCCCGGCGCGACGACGGCGCCGAGGGGACCTTCGCGCTCGAGGCCGGGGGGCGTGCCGACCTCGTGATCGCTCACGGCGACGGCGATGATCACGCGGCGGGAGCGGCGCTCCCCGACGCGGTGGACGCCTCGCTCGCCGCCACGCGGGACTATTGGGAGGAATGGTCGGGCCGCTGCACCTACGAGGGTCCCTACCGCGAGGCGGTCCTGCGCAGCGCGCTCACCCTCAAGCTCCTGACCCACGGCCCCTCGGGCGGGATCGTCGCCGCCGCCACCGCCGGCCTGCCCGAGGCGGTGCCGGGCAACCGCAACTACGATTACCGCTACGTCTGGATGCGGGACGCGAGCTTCACCGTCACCGCCTTCGTCAATCTCGGCTACGACCGCGAGGCCGCCGAGTTCCTGCGCTTCCTGCGCGAGGCCGATGCGAGCCGGGGCCGCGACCTTCATCTGATGTACGCCCTCGACGGAGCAGTGCCGCCGGAGGAGACCCTCGACCACCTGTGCGGCTGGCGCGGCGTCAGCCCGGTCCGGATCGGCAACGCGGCGGCGGATCAGGATCAGTACGACATCTACGGCGAGTTCCTGGTGGCCCTCCACGGCTACCTGGAGGCGGTGGAGTACGACCCGCCGGTCAAGGTCAACGACCACCTGCCCGAGGCCCTCGGACACCTCACCGACCACATCCTGCGCGCCCGCCACGCCCCCGACCACGGCCTGTGGGAGATGCGGACGGAGAAGCGCCAGAGCCTGCACACCAAGGCGATGCTCTGGGTCGGCCTCGACCGCGCCGTGCAGATCGCCCGCTCCGATCCGAAGCACCGCCTCGCCGACCCGGCCACGATCGAGCGGTGGGAGCAGGCCGCCGCCGAGATCCGGGCGGAGTACCACGCCCGCGGCTGGAACCCCGCGCGCGGCGCCTACACCATGGCCTACGGCGCGGACGACCTCGACGCGGCGGTGCTGCGCACCGTGCTGTTCGACGCCTTCGATGCGCACGATCCGCGCGTCGCCCGAACCGTCGAACGAATCAGCGAGGATCTCGGCGCGGGCGACCTCCTCTACCGCTACCGGATCGACGACGGGCTGGAGGGCGACGAGGCGACCTTCACCGCCTGCGCCTTCTGGCGGGTCGGCTGCCTTACGCTGGCCGGCCGGAACGGCGAGGCGACCGCCCTGTTCGAGCGGCTGCTGGCGCGTGGCAACGATCTCGGCCTGTTCGCCGAGGAGATCGACGCGGAATCGGGCGAGCAGCGCGGGAACGTGCCCCAGGGCTTCACCCACATGGCGGTGATCAACCACGCCGTCCGCCTCGCCGCGGCCGACGGCGAGACCCGGACCGACGAGCCGGATTGCCGGGCGGAATCCGATGCGGTCCCGGCATGA
- the nagA gene encoding N-acetylglucosamine-6-phosphate deacetylase: MTPLRSQDHQALAAERVFDGERMMRDRVVVLREGRIADVATDPPAGLPLVRLPAGAILAPGFIDLQVNGGGGVLLNDDSSVAGIARIAAAHRRGGTTALLPTLITDTRPAIRAAIEGVAAAIAAGVPGILGIHLEGPFLSPQRIGIHDPGRLAGFGPGDAELLTGLGPRGITLVTLAPERVPAGAVADLVARGARVCAGHTADAGPAIRAAMAEGLTGFTHLFNAMSQIGPRETGAVGVALSEAATFAGIIADGHHVGDDQLRLALRLKGHDRLMLVSDAMPPVGDTRADASFTLFGRRILLTGDRLTGEDGTLAGAAITMAEAVRHMSTRGGASLDEALAMASSTPARFLGLDARLGRITPGSAADLVALSTDLSVLGTWIAGEQAP, from the coding sequence GTGACCCCTTTGCGATCCCAGGATCATCAGGCGCTCGCCGCCGAGCGGGTCTTCGATGGCGAGCGAATGATGCGTGACCGCGTCGTCGTGCTGCGCGAGGGGCGGATCGCCGATGTCGCCACCGATCCGCCCGCCGGCCTGCCCCTCGTGCGGCTGCCGGCCGGCGCGATCCTGGCCCCGGGCTTCATCGACCTTCAGGTCAATGGCGGCGGCGGGGTGCTCCTCAACGACGATTCCAGCGTCGCAGGCATCGCCCGGATCGCGGCGGCGCACCGGCGTGGCGGCACCACCGCCCTGCTGCCGACCCTCATCACCGACACGAGGCCGGCGATCCGGGCGGCGATCGAGGGCGTTGCGGCAGCGATCGCCGCGGGCGTTCCCGGCATTCTCGGCATTCATCTCGAAGGGCCGTTCCTGAGCCCGCAGCGGATCGGCATCCACGATCCCGGCCGCCTCGCCGGGTTCGGCCCCGGCGACGCCGAGCTCCTGACCGGATTGGGACCGCGCGGCATCACCCTGGTGACGCTGGCACCGGAGCGGGTGCCCGCCGGCGCGGTGGCCGACCTCGTCGCCCGCGGTGCGCGGGTCTGCGCCGGGCACACGGCGGATGCGGGCCCCGCGATCCGTGCGGCGATGGCGGAGGGGCTCACCGGCTTCACCCATCTGTTCAACGCGATGTCGCAGATCGGCCCGCGCGAGACCGGCGCGGTCGGCGTCGCCCTCTCGGAAGCGGCGACGTTTGCCGGGATCATCGCCGACGGCCACCATGTCGGCGACGACCAGCTCCGGCTGGCGCTGCGCCTCAAGGGGCATGACCGGCTCATGCTGGTGAGCGACGCCATGCCGCCGGTCGGCGACACCCGCGCGGACGCGTCCTTCACCCTGTTCGGCCGCCGCATCCTCCTTACCGGCGACCGCCTCACCGGCGAGGACGGCACCCTGGCGGGCGCGGCGATCACCATGGCCGAGGCCGTGCGCCACATGAGCACCCGGGGCGGCGCCTCCCTCGATGAGGCCCTGGCCATGGCCTCATCGACGCCGGCCCGCTTCCTCGGGCTCGACGCCCGGCTCGGCCGGATTACCCCCGGCTCGGCTGCGGACCTCGTCGCCCTCTCCACCGACCTGTCGGTGCTCGGCACGTGGATCGCCGGGGAACAAGCCCCTTAG
- a CDS encoding SIS domain-containing protein translates to MSATTFMAREIAEIPAAAEAVLTAGEAARIGAALSARTFPFVVVCGRGSSGHAGVHLRYLIETRLALPVSAAAPSVVTGYARPPQVAGALFIVVSQSGRSPDLVAATEAARAGGALTLALVNDPDSPAARASDLVLPILAGPERAVAATKTVTNSAIAGAALVAAWAGDRALDQGLAALPERLNRARALDWSAWSADLAGAPAAFVTGRGHGLGPLREIALKLAETLRLPALGYSAAELRHGPRASVSAATPVLALRQADPLAEGVDDLVRDLTGDGLRVHACGGPLGTLPWLGDGHPACDPVAMLVPAYRAIEAEARRRGLDPDKPVGLTKVTETL, encoded by the coding sequence ATGAGCGCGACGACCTTCATGGCGCGGGAGATCGCCGAGATCCCCGCCGCCGCCGAAGCGGTGCTGACGGCGGGCGAGGCGGCGCGGATCGGCGCGGCACTGAGTGCCAGGACATTCCCGTTCGTGGTGGTGTGCGGGCGGGGCAGTTCCGGCCATGCCGGCGTGCATCTGCGCTACCTGATCGAGACGCGGCTCGCGCTGCCGGTCTCGGCCGCCGCGCCCTCGGTGGTGACGGGCTATGCCCGCCCCCCACAGGTCGCGGGGGCGCTCTTCATCGTGGTCTCGCAATCGGGCCGCTCGCCCGACCTCGTCGCGGCGACTGAAGCCGCGCGGGCCGGCGGCGCGCTGACGCTCGCCCTCGTCAACGATCCCGACTCGCCGGCCGCGCGGGCGAGCGACCTCGTCCTTCCGATCCTGGCCGGACCGGAGCGGGCGGTCGCCGCCACCAAGACGGTGACGAATTCCGCCATCGCCGGCGCCGCCCTGGTGGCCGCCTGGGCCGGCGATCGAGCGCTCGACCAGGGCCTTGCCGCCCTGCCGGAGCGCCTGAACCGCGCGCGCGCTCTCGACTGGTCCGCCTGGAGCGCCGATCTCGCCGGCGCGCCCGCGGCCTTCGTCACCGGGCGCGGTCACGGCCTCGGCCCCTTGCGCGAGATCGCCCTCAAGCTCGCCGAGACCCTGCGCCTGCCCGCGCTCGGCTACTCGGCGGCGGAGCTGCGCCACGGCCCGCGCGCCTCCGTCTCCGCCGCGACGCCGGTTCTGGCGCTGCGTCAGGCCGATCCGCTCGCCGAGGGCGTGGACGACCTCGTGCGCGACCTGACCGGGGACGGCCTGCGGGTTCATGCCTGCGGCGGTCCCCTCGGCACGCTGCCCTGGCTCGGCGACGGACATCCGGCCTGCGATCCCGTCGCCATGCTGGTGCCGGCCTACCGCGCCATCGAGGCCGAGGCCCGCCGCCGCGGTCTCGACCCGGACAAGCCGGTCGGCCTCACCAAGGTCACGGAGACGCTGTGA
- a CDS encoding N-acetylmuramic acid 6-phosphate etherase yields the protein MRTEDASARYVDLDAWGGLDILQALWEGQLAAVAAVGPALRAIDAAARAAEPGLREGGRLVYVGAGTSARIGVQDGAELPPTFDWPETQLGFAIAGGEGALLRAVEDAEDSTTDGTGWIARAAIGPRDVVIGLAASGSTPFTVEALKAARTRGAVTVGVSNNPEAPILREAAHGILAATGAEVLAGSTRMKAGTAQKVILNLFSTLVMIRLGRVYRGRMVAMRATNRKLRARGVAMVSELAGCPAETAADALARAEGDIKRAVLIAGGMSAMRADDLLNRHDGSLRRALREVGRS from the coding sequence ATGAGGACCGAGGACGCCAGCGCCCGCTACGTCGACCTCGACGCCTGGGGCGGTCTCGACATCCTCCAGGCGCTCTGGGAGGGCCAGCTCGCGGCGGTCGCGGCGGTCGGGCCGGCCCTGCGGGCGATCGACGCGGCGGCGCGGGCCGCCGAGCCGGGCCTGCGCGAGGGCGGGCGGCTGGTCTATGTCGGGGCGGGAACCTCCGCGCGGATCGGCGTGCAGGACGGGGCGGAGCTGCCGCCGACCTTCGACTGGCCGGAGACGCAACTCGGCTTCGCCATCGCCGGCGGGGAGGGCGCCCTGCTGCGCGCCGTGGAGGATGCCGAGGATTCCACCACCGACGGCACCGGGTGGATCGCCCGCGCGGCGATCGGTCCCCGCGACGTCGTCATCGGGCTCGCCGCCAGCGGCTCGACGCCGTTCACCGTCGAGGCGCTGAAGGCGGCCCGCACCCGCGGCGCCGTCACCGTCGGCGTCAGCAACAATCCCGAGGCGCCGATCCTGCGCGAGGCCGCTCACGGCATCCTCGCCGCCACGGGCGCCGAGGTGCTGGCGGGATCCACCCGCATGAAGGCGGGCACGGCGCAGAAGGTGATCCTCAACCTGTTCTCGACGCTGGTGATGATCCGGCTCGGCCGGGTCTATCGCGGGCGGATGGTGGCGATGCGCGCGACCAACCGGAAGCTGCGCGCCCGCGGCGTGGCCATGGTGTCCGAACTCGCCGGCTGCCCGGCGGAGACCGCCGCCGATGCCCTGGCGCGGGCCGAGGGCGACATCAAGCGCGCGGTGCTGATCGCCGGCGGGATGAGCGCGATGCGGGCCGACGACCTGCTCAACCGCCACGACGGCAGCCTGCGCCGGGCGCTGCGCGAGGTGGGGCGATCATGA
- a CDS encoding endonuclease/exonuclease/phosphatase family protein: MDGETRDRPDPAGEAALPAAARRLRLLTYNVRHCRGTDGRVAPERVARVIAALEPDIVALQEVDVGRARTGGLDQAEEIARLVGMFTHFHPALHIEEERYGDALLTHLPSRLRRAGPLPGLLRRPSLEPRGALWVEVTAGGTALQVLTTHFGLLGAERIAQAEALLGPDWLGDPACRAPTVLLGDFNATGWSRAYRRLSRGLTDARRLTGERGWRRGGASFPSRFPLLRIDHVFVSAQVGVERVAVVDTPLARQASDHLPVLAEIRIGPG; the protein is encoded by the coding sequence ATCGACGGGGAGACGCGTGATCGGCCGGATCCGGCGGGGGAAGCGGCGCTCCCGGCGGCCGCGCGGCGCTTGCGCCTGCTCACCTACAACGTCCGCCATTGCCGCGGCACCGACGGGCGGGTGGCGCCGGAGCGAGTCGCGCGGGTGATCGCTGCCCTGGAGCCCGACATCGTCGCCCTGCAGGAGGTCGATGTCGGGCGCGCGCGCACCGGTGGCCTGGATCAGGCGGAGGAGATCGCTCGGCTCGTCGGCATGTTCACGCATTTCCACCCGGCCCTGCATATCGAGGAGGAGCGCTACGGCGACGCCCTGCTCACCCACCTGCCCTCGCGGCTCAGGCGCGCCGGCCCCCTGCCCGGCCTGCTGCGGCGCCCCAGCCTGGAGCCGCGCGGGGCGCTCTGGGTCGAGGTGACGGCCGGCGGCACGGCGCTCCAAGTGCTCACGACCCATTTCGGACTGCTCGGCGCGGAGCGCATCGCCCAGGCCGAGGCGCTGCTCGGACCCGACTGGCTCGGCGATCCCGCCTGCCGCGCGCCGACGGTGTTGCTCGGCGACTTCAACGCCACGGGCTGGTCGCGCGCCTACCGCCGGCTGAGCCGGGGCCTCACCGATGCGCGCCGTCTCACCGGGGAGCGGGGCTGGCGGCGCGGCGGCGCGAGCTTCCCGAGCCGCTTCCCGTTGCTGCGCATCGACCATGTCTTCGTGAGCGCGCAGGTCGGCGTCGAGCGCGTCGCGGTGGTGGACACGCCGCTGGCGCGGCAGGCGTCGGATCATCTGCCGGTTCTGGCGGAGATCCGGATCGGGCCGGGTTGA
- a CDS encoding asparaginase, whose protein sequence is MTKTTGQKTSGPLTALGLAALIALTAGPALAEPPRIAVVATGGTIAMKLDPKTHAPVPALSGEDLVAAVPKLKDIATIEVTEFSNVPSDYMGPDRWPALTAKLDALLADPGIRGAIVLHGTDTLDQTAYFLDLTLKSDKPVVLVGAQRNASDADADGPRNLLNAARQILAEGAGGQGVTVTLNHRINAAREVRKTHTSNVETFNSGEAGILGYVDEDRVVFSRRSLRRQTLPLPERMPRVDLVAMYAGADGSQVRHAAESGAEAIVVEAYGWGNVNAEMHDAIAEVIAKGVPVVVATKVHDGRALPVYGFKGGGNTLRKAGAVFAGDLTPDKARILTLIALPADKEARKDRAALQAVFDR, encoded by the coding sequence ATGACGAAGACGACCGGACAGAAGACGAGCGGACCCCTGACCGCTCTCGGTCTCGCCGCCCTGATCGCCCTCACGGCCGGGCCGGCTCTGGCCGAACCGCCGCGGATCGCCGTGGTCGCGACCGGCGGCACCATCGCGATGAAGCTCGATCCCAAGACCCACGCGCCGGTGCCGGCACTCTCCGGCGAGGATCTTGTCGCGGCGGTGCCCAAGCTCAAGGACATCGCCACCATCGAGGTCACCGAGTTCAGCAACGTGCCGAGCGACTACATGGGCCCGGACCGCTGGCCGGCTCTGACCGCCAAGCTCGACGCGCTGCTCGCCGATCCCGGCATCCGCGGCGCGATCGTCCTGCACGGGACCGACACCCTCGACCAGACCGCCTACTTCCTCGATCTCACCTTGAAGAGCGACAAGCCGGTGGTGCTGGTGGGCGCCCAGCGCAACGCCTCCGACGCGGATGCCGACGGCCCGCGCAATCTCCTCAACGCGGCCCGGCAGATTCTGGCCGAGGGCGCTGGGGGCCAGGGCGTGACGGTGACGCTCAACCACCGCATCAACGCCGCCCGCGAGGTGCGCAAGACCCACACCAGCAACGTCGAGACCTTCAATTCGGGGGAGGCCGGCATCCTCGGCTACGTTGACGAGGATCGCGTCGTGTTCAGCCGCCGTTCCCTGCGCCGCCAGACCCTGCCGCTGCCGGAGCGGATGCCGCGGGTCGATCTCGTGGCGATGTATGCCGGGGCGGACGGCTCGCAGGTGCGCCACGCCGCCGAGAGCGGAGCCGAGGCGATCGTGGTCGAGGCCTATGGCTGGGGCAACGTCAACGCCGAGATGCACGACGCCATCGCCGAGGTCATCGCCAAGGGCGTGCCGGTGGTCGTGGCGACCAAGGTCCATGACGGTCGCGCCCTGCCGGTCTACGGCTTCAAGGGCGGCGGAAACACCCTGCGCAAGGCCGGCGCCGTATTCGCGGGCGACCTCACGCCGGACAAGGCGCGCATCCTTACCCTGATCGCCCTCCCCGCGGACAAGGAGGCCCGCAAGGATCGGGCGGCCCTGCAGGCGGTGTTCGACAGATAG
- a CDS encoding phospholipase D-like domain-containing protein — protein sequence MRMELGVGQGSGESWLRPGLTCWRRERAGRVAVLHDGAAYFAAAHAALTNARRSITLIGWSFDPRARLLPGDAPDAGETLAELLQRLKAARPELAIRILIWDMPWPISAGNDHTPDSVRASLGPAIDFRIDGTLPFGACQHQKILVVDDTIAFCGGSDFEVNRWDTPAHRDRDPRRRLPSGEDYPPRHDVMMLVDRSAARALAELARERWHRATGETFPLAAPDGGRDPCRDPCHDPWPTTLAPHLTDVTVGLTRTDPPFGGRPAVTESAALYRASIRAAERFIYLENQYLASPVVAEALAARLAEPEGPEIVIVLSERSPSGFDRLTMDSARRGLIRGLRRADRFGRLRIVAPHTEKRRPILVHAKVAIIDERLLRIGSTNLNNRSFGYDTECDLAVEVPAEDRESRAAVRRLLVRLLAHHGGCPPDVFAEAFEARGSLRAVLDDPRLMPSPRVCPLVPSRRGPVARLVEAFHLGDPVGPADAWRPWRRRALLRQARGEAASDVGTAARREVLEPS from the coding sequence ATGAGGATGGAACTCGGGGTGGGTCAAGGATCGGGCGAGAGCTGGCTGCGGCCCGGGCTCACCTGCTGGCGGCGGGAGCGGGCGGGACGCGTCGCGGTGCTGCATGACGGGGCGGCCTATTTCGCCGCGGCGCACGCGGCGCTCACGAACGCGCGCCGCTCCATCACCCTGATCGGCTGGAGCTTCGACCCGAGGGCGCGCCTGCTGCCGGGGGACGCGCCCGATGCGGGCGAGACCCTGGCCGAGCTGCTGCAACGCCTCAAGGCCGCGCGGCCCGAACTGGCCATCCGCATCCTGATCTGGGACATGCCCTGGCCGATCTCGGCGGGCAACGACCACACGCCCGACAGCGTGCGCGCGAGCCTCGGCCCCGCGATCGACTTCCGTATCGACGGCACGCTGCCCTTCGGTGCCTGCCAGCACCAGAAGATCCTCGTGGTCGATGACACCATCGCGTTCTGCGGCGGCAGCGATTTCGAGGTGAACCGCTGGGATACCCCCGCCCACCGCGACCGCGATCCCCGTCGGCGCCTGCCCTCCGGCGAGGACTACCCGCCGCGCCACGACGTGATGATGCTGGTCGATCGTTCCGCCGCGCGGGCGCTGGCCGAACTCGCCCGCGAGCGCTGGCACCGCGCCACCGGCGAGACCTTTCCGCTCGCCGCTCCCGATGGTGGCCGTGATCCTTGCCGTGATCCTTGCCACGATCCTTGGCCGACTACCCTGGCGCCGCACCTGACCGACGTGACGGTGGGGCTCACCCGCACCGATCCGCCGTTCGGCGGCCGTCCGGCGGTCACGGAGAGCGCCGCCCTGTACCGCGCCTCGATCCGGGCGGCGGAGCGCTTCATCTATCTCGAGAACCAATACCTCGCCTCGCCGGTCGTGGCGGAGGCGCTGGCCGCGCGCCTCGCCGAGCCGGAAGGGCCGGAGATCGTGATCGTGCTGTCCGAGCGCAGCCCGAGCGGCTTCGACCGCCTGACCATGGACAGCGCCCGCCGCGGCCTGATCCGCGGCTTGCGCCGGGCGGACCGCTTCGGCCGCCTGCGGATCGTGGCGCCGCACACGGAGAAGCGCCGGCCGATCCTGGTTCACGCCAAGGTCGCGATCATCGACGAGCGCCTGCTCAGGATCGGCTCGACCAACCTCAACAATCGCTCCTTCGGCTACGACACCGAGTGCGACCTCGCCGTGGAGGTGCCGGCCGAGGATAGGGAGTCCCGCGCGGCGGTGCGACGGCTGCTCGTGCGGCTGCTCGCCCATCACGGCGGCTGCCCGCCGGACGTGTTCGCGGAAGCCTTCGAGGCGCGCGGCTCCCTGAGGGCGGTCCTCGACGACCCCCGCCTGATGCCGAGCCCGCGGGTCTGTCCGCTGGTTCCCTCCCGCCGCGGTCCCGTGGCGCGCCTCGTCGAGGCGTTCCATCTCGGCGATCCGGTGGGCCCCGCCGACGCGTGGCGTCCCTGGCGGCGGCGCGCCCTCCTGCGCCAGGCCCGCGGGGAGGCCGCCTCGGACGTCGGGACGGCCGCGCGGCGGGAGGTGCTGGAGCCGTCCTGA
- a CDS encoding TVP38/TMEM64 family protein has protein sequence MDKPSRSAQTWAATAGAAALAVGAWYLLPVEEWLRAFSGWANGLGPYGLLAFGVLFFLATLLVVPGTPLTIAGAVAFGWAVMPVVLLSATLGSWLAFVAARYLFRDRVRGLIERRPGLNATVEAVGDGGWRLMTLMRLSPFVPFNAQNYVLGVTDVRTSAYLISTVIGMLPGTVVCVYLGVIGRHAGSDEPTHWITLGLGLLATVAAVELTRRRVRAKLETGKFEAGKAMAR, from the coding sequence ATGGATAAACCCAGCCGCTCGGCCCAGACCTGGGCAGCCACGGCCGGCGCCGCCGCCCTGGCGGTCGGAGCCTGGTACCTCCTGCCGGTCGAGGAATGGCTGCGCGCCTTCTCGGGCTGGGCGAACGGCCTCGGACCCTACGGCCTCCTGGCCTTCGGCGTGCTGTTCTTTCTCGCGACCCTCCTCGTCGTGCCGGGCACCCCGCTCACCATTGCCGGGGCGGTCGCCTTCGGCTGGGCGGTGATGCCGGTGGTGCTGCTCTCGGCAACGCTCGGCTCCTGGCTCGCCTTCGTGGCCGCCCGATACCTCTTCCGCGACCGGGTGCGGGGGCTGATCGAGCGCCGGCCGGGGCTGAACGCCACCGTGGAGGCGGTGGGCGACGGGGGCTGGCGGCTCATGACCCTGATGCGGCTCAGCCCCTTCGTGCCGTTCAATGCCCAGAACTACGTCCTCGGGGTGACGGATGTCCGCACCTCCGCCTATCTGATCTCCACGGTGATCGGCATGCTGCCGGGCACGGTGGTCTGCGTCTATCTCGGCGTGATCGGCCGCCATGCCGGCAGCGACGAGCCAACCCACTGGATCACCCTCGGCCTCGGCCTTCTCGCCACCGTCGCGGCGGTGGAACTGACCCGGCGGCGGGTGCGGGCCAAGCTGGAAACGGGCAAGTTCGAGGCGGGAAAGGCAATGGCGCGATGA
- a CDS encoding SURF1 family protein: MLARLVLVLAGLAVTGVFLGLGTWQVERRVWKLDLIDRVEARSRAEPAPAPGPEDWAGLTAASAEYRRVRLTGRFAYDRATLVQAVTGRGAGFWVLVPLATDRGFTVLVNRGFVPTESRERAARAAGEPDGEVTVTGLLRLTEPGGGFLRRNDPAGDRWYSRDVAAIAAARGIDRIPAEVAPYFVDADAAPNSGGLPVGGLTVVAFHNNHLVYALTWYALALMSAAALVYALKVSSRAPKAPSA; this comes from the coding sequence CTGCTTGCCCGGCTGGTGCTGGTCCTGGCGGGCTTGGCCGTGACGGGCGTGTTCCTCGGCCTCGGCACCTGGCAGGTCGAGCGCCGGGTGTGGAAGCTCGACCTGATCGACCGGGTCGAGGCCCGCAGCCGCGCCGAGCCGGCGCCCGCACCGGGGCCGGAGGATTGGGCCGGGCTTACGGCGGCCTCGGCCGAGTACCGGCGGGTCCGGCTCACCGGCCGCTTCGCCTACGACCGCGCCACCCTGGTCCAGGCGGTGACCGGGCGCGGCGCCGGTTTCTGGGTGCTCGTGCCGCTCGCGACCGATCGCGGCTTCACCGTCCTCGTCAATCGCGGCTTCGTGCCGACGGAATCCCGCGAGCGCGCGGCCCGCGCCGCGGGCGAGCCGGACGGGGAGGTGACGGTCACGGGCCTGCTGCGCCTGACCGAGCCCGGCGGCGGCTTTCTCCGCCGCAACGATCCGGCGGGCGACCGCTGGTATTCCCGCGATGTCGCGGCCATCGCCGCCGCCCGCGGGATCGACCGGATTCCGGCCGAGGTCGCCCCCTACTTCGTGGATGCGGATGCCGCGCCCAATTCCGGCGGCCTGCCGGTCGGCGGCCTCACCGTGGTGGCCTTCCACAACAACCATCTCGTCTACGCGCTCACGTGGTACGCCCTCGCCCTGATGAGCGCCGCGGCCCTCGTCTATGCGCTCAAGGTCTCGAGCAGAGCGCCGAAAGCTCCGAGCGCCTGA